In the Desulfatiglans anilini DSM 4660 genome, one interval contains:
- a CDS encoding dipeptidase: MIQKGLRVDGHTDWPYYMMREGCGLPFACLSEGPFTVQRAAEGGVRLFGTALYCEDAFNGPGSAGVHLDHLLALTLERLQGLSILKARKDLEALQTAEGVLGTFLILENADALADDPARLTRLRYNGVLLVGLTHAGSNRLAQGNGIETASGLTGVGHGVLDEIKRLGLAVDVAHLHPRCFWELVGSFDGPLVDSHTGIRDLCPLRRNLDLDQAREIMIRGGVVGVTFNPEMLTASRPCGLEDIFRHVDLLVQTFGPDGVALGSDFFGFDNFCQGMEHIGHLERLARIMASHGYTATEVEQIMGGNWVRFLRELLTRPEACA; the protein is encoded by the coding sequence TTGATTCAAAAAGGCCTCCGGGTCGACGGCCACACTGACTGGCCCTATTACATGATGCGGGAAGGCTGCGGCCTTCCGTTCGCCTGTCTCTCCGAAGGCCCTTTCACAGTCCAGCGGGCCGCCGAAGGGGGTGTCCGCCTCTTCGGCACCGCGCTTTATTGCGAGGATGCATTCAACGGCCCAGGCTCAGCCGGGGTGCATCTGGACCATCTCCTCGCCTTGACGCTCGAAAGGCTGCAGGGATTAAGCATCCTCAAAGCCCGCAAAGATCTCGAGGCCCTGCAAACGGCCGAAGGCGTGCTGGGAACGTTTCTTATTCTGGAAAACGCGGACGCCCTTGCCGATGATCCGGCCCGCCTGACTCGTCTCCGGTACAATGGCGTGCTTCTGGTCGGATTGACGCATGCCGGATCGAACCGCCTGGCCCAGGGAAACGGCATCGAAACCGCTTCGGGGTTGACGGGTGTCGGACACGGGGTTCTCGACGAGATCAAACGCCTGGGCCTCGCCGTAGATGTCGCGCATTTGCATCCGCGTTGCTTCTGGGAGCTCGTCGGGTCTTTCGATGGACCGTTGGTCGACTCCCATACCGGCATCAGGGACCTCTGCCCTCTCAGAAGAAATCTCGACCTGGACCAGGCCCGGGAGATCATGATCCGGGGCGGTGTGGTCGGCGTGACCTTCAACCCGGAAATGCTCACCGCTTCACGACCCTGTGGATTGGAAGACATCTTCAGGCATGTGGACCTGCTGGTGCAGACCTTCGGGCCCGACGGAGTCGCCCTGGGATCCGATTTTTTTGGTTTCGACAATTTCTGTCAAGGAATGGAACATATCGGGCACTTGGAGCGCCTGGCCCGGATAATGGCCTCCCATGGCTACACTGCCACGGAGGTTGAACAGATCATGGGCGGAAATTGGGTGCGTTTCCTGCGGGAACTCCTCACCCGGCCAGAGGCCTGCGCCTGA
- a CDS encoding ASKHA domain-containing protein — protein MTDFTITFQPDNISIKVEEGTLIAKAAQDAGVFINNLCGGEGVCGQCRVQITGGKIDRDDQSRAFFSEEELAKGYTLACQTKVHDDLDVLIPPESRIEGAQIMTGESDRSSATGAAASEEQPSGPLVRKVYVELPEPTLEDNMADVERLFRGIRKILGWHQYEITLPCLRKLSEKLRQNDWKVTVSLAREIERYRIIDIEHGDTSMEPCYGLAVDVGTTTVVAQLLDLGKQQVLDVDGTHNMQASYGEDVISRMIFACGKGGLDPLHAAVIRNINQLIRNLTSRNGIAPEAIRAIVAAGNTTMSHFLLGLSPCSIRLEPYVPTAYIYPQISAREVGLNTHENAILETIPSVASYVGGDIVAGVLASGIAESEAVRGLIDIGTNGEIAIGNKDWLVCCSASAGPAFEGGGTRCGMRATKGAIEKVQILNGAVQYQTIGNFAPRGICGSGLIDIIYELVKNRIITPDGKFHRKLSDPRLTFVDDIPQYTIAERDETETGDILVITESDIDNLMKSKGAVFAAIKALMDYIGMPFDQLESLYVAGGFGSFLNIPKAVAIGLLPDIDREKIQFIGNSSLTGARMCLLSEAAMEKSMTISRSMTNIELSNYQPFMDEYIASLFLPHTDRRLFPSVDY, from the coding sequence ATGACTGACTTTACCATAACATTTCAGCCCGACAATATCTCCATCAAGGTGGAAGAAGGTACGCTGATCGCGAAAGCGGCGCAGGACGCCGGGGTCTTTATCAACAATCTGTGCGGCGGTGAGGGGGTCTGCGGGCAATGCCGCGTCCAGATCACCGGCGGCAAGATCGATAGGGATGATCAAAGCAGGGCCTTTTTTTCAGAGGAAGAACTCGCCAAGGGGTACACCCTCGCCTGTCAGACGAAAGTGCACGATGACCTCGACGTGCTGATCCCTCCCGAATCCCGGATCGAGGGTGCGCAGATCATGACCGGAGAAAGCGACCGGTCTTCTGCCACGGGCGCTGCGGCATCCGAAGAGCAGCCTTCGGGGCCGTTGGTCCGCAAGGTCTACGTGGAGCTTCCGGAGCCCACCCTGGAAGACAACATGGCCGATGTCGAACGGCTTTTCCGCGGGATACGCAAGATCCTCGGCTGGCATCAATACGAAATCACGCTTCCGTGTCTCCGAAAATTGTCTGAAAAACTGCGTCAGAATGACTGGAAGGTGACCGTGAGCCTGGCGCGGGAGATCGAACGCTACCGCATCATCGACATCGAGCACGGAGATACCAGCATGGAGCCCTGCTACGGCCTGGCGGTGGATGTCGGCACCACCACTGTGGTCGCACAGTTGCTCGATCTCGGCAAGCAGCAGGTCCTCGATGTGGACGGCACCCACAACATGCAGGCATCCTACGGCGAGGACGTGATCTCGCGCATGATCTTCGCCTGCGGAAAAGGCGGGCTGGATCCCCTGCACGCCGCCGTCATCCGCAATATCAACCAGTTGATCCGCAACCTGACCAGCCGCAACGGGATCGCGCCCGAAGCCATCCGGGCCATCGTCGCCGCTGGAAACACGACAATGAGCCACTTTCTGCTCGGACTGAGCCCCTGCTCCATCCGGCTGGAACCCTACGTCCCCACGGCCTATATCTATCCTCAGATCTCGGCCCGGGAGGTCGGCCTCAACACCCATGAAAACGCCATCCTCGAGACCATTCCGAGTGTGGCTTCCTACGTCGGCGGGGATATCGTCGCAGGTGTGCTGGCCTCCGGCATAGCGGAGAGCGAGGCGGTCCGCGGTTTGATCGACATCGGAACCAACGGAGAGATCGCCATCGGGAACAAAGATTGGCTGGTTTGCTGCTCGGCATCGGCCGGCCCCGCCTTCGAGGGGGGCGGCACCCGTTGCGGCATGCGCGCCACCAAAGGCGCCATCGAAAAGGTCCAGATACTAAATGGCGCGGTTCAATATCAAACGATCGGAAACTTCGCCCCCCGCGGAATCTGCGGCTCGGGGTTGATCGACATCATCTACGAGCTGGTGAAGAACCGGATTATCACCCCGGATGGGAAGTTTCATCGGAAGCTGTCCGACCCACGGCTGACATTCGTCGACGACATCCCGCAGTACACCATCGCCGAGCGGGATGAAACCGAGACCGGGGACATCCTCGTGATCACCGAATCGGACATCGACAATCTGATGAAATCGAAAGGCGCGGTCTTCGCCGCGATCAAGGCGCTCATGGACTATATCGGGATGCCCTTCGACCAGCTCGAGAGCCTCTACGTCGCAGGGGGGTTCGGGAGCTTCTTGAACATCCCCAAGGCGGTCGCGATCGGTCTCCTGCCGGATATCGACCGGGAGAAGATCCAGTTCATCGGAAACAGCTCCCTGACCGGCGCCCGGATGTGTTTGTTGTCCGAAGCCGCGATGGAAAAATCCATGACCATCTCCCGGTCCATGACCAATATCGAGCTTTCGAACTATCAGCCGTTCATGGACGAGTACATTGCCTCTCTCTTTCTGCCGCACACGGACCGGAGGCTTTTTCCGAGTGTCGACTATTGA
- a CDS encoding MFS transporter, which produces MVSDALGRALRYRWLIFWILAFGYVLVYFHRLCPAVVAVDMMRDLNAGGALTGLLGAAYFYPYALMQLPAGLLSDSWGPRNTITLFFLVAIAGSFILGFAPSVFLAIIGRTLVGLGIAMLFVPTMKVLAEWFETKEFATMTGILMAMGGLGSLIAAAPLAWVSNLIGWRMSFVAVGVLTLILAVLVWFFVRDKPQDMGFEPPMGAPKVKPEAIGLMQGVAKVVKEPFFWPVAVWFFFDCAVFFSFGGLWGGPYLIQVYGMSKGEAGRILSMLAIGMILGSPLLSYASNRVFKGRKPVLILSSTILVALTAVLAFATASIPTVGLYAVCLGLGVFSSAVVVIGFITTKELFPVQMAGTATGLVNLFPFAGGAVFQPLLGYVLEKGGQGVGGAFTLAAYRQAFLVLFVCGVIAFLASLFTRETLARQ; this is translated from the coding sequence ATGGTGTCGGACGCATTGGGAAGGGCTCTGAGGTACCGTTGGTTGATCTTCTGGATTCTGGCATTCGGCTATGTACTGGTCTATTTTCATCGGCTCTGCCCGGCTGTCGTGGCAGTGGACATGATGCGCGACCTGAATGCCGGCGGAGCCCTGACAGGACTTCTGGGCGCCGCCTATTTCTATCCCTATGCACTGATGCAGCTGCCTGCGGGGCTCCTTTCCGATTCATGGGGACCGCGAAACACGATTACGCTTTTTTTCCTGGTCGCCATCGCAGGCTCGTTCATCCTGGGTTTCGCTCCCTCTGTCTTTCTTGCGATTATAGGGCGCACACTGGTCGGGCTCGGCATAGCCATGCTGTTCGTCCCGACCATGAAAGTGCTGGCCGAATGGTTCGAGACGAAGGAATTCGCCACAATGACCGGGATCCTGATGGCGATGGGAGGGTTGGGCTCCCTGATCGCGGCCGCCCCTCTGGCCTGGGTCAGCAACCTCATCGGTTGGCGGATGTCCTTTGTGGCCGTCGGTGTCCTGACTCTCATTTTGGCGGTTCTGGTCTGGTTCTTCGTCCGCGACAAGCCGCAGGACATGGGCTTCGAGCCTCCGATGGGGGCCCCGAAAGTGAAACCGGAGGCGATCGGTCTGATGCAGGGGGTCGCGAAGGTCGTCAAGGAACCCTTTTTCTGGCCGGTGGCGGTCTGGTTCTTTTTCGATTGCGCGGTCTTTTTTTCCTTCGGCGGGCTCTGGGGCGGGCCGTACCTCATTCAGGTCTATGGGATGAGCAAGGGAGAGGCCGGCCGCATCCTCTCGATGCTCGCCATCGGCATGATCTTGGGCAGTCCACTGTTGAGCTACGCATCCAATCGGGTCTTCAAGGGCCGCAAGCCGGTGCTCATCCTGTCGAGCACCATCCTGGTGGCACTGACCGCCGTGCTCGCCTTCGCCACCGCCTCGATCCCGACTGTCGGCCTTTATGCCGTCTGCCTCGGGCTCGGCGTTTTTTCGAGCGCCGTCGTGGTGATCGGTTTCATCACGACAAAAGAGCTTTTTCCTGTCCAGATGGCCGGAACGGCTACAGGCCTGGTGAATCTGTTTCCCTTTGCCGGCGGAGCGGTGTTTCAGCCGCTCCTTGGATACGTCCTCGAAAAAGGGGGCCAGGGGGTAGGAGGGGCTTTCACCCTTGCCGCCTACCGTCAGGCATTCCTGGTGCTTTTTGTCTGCGGCGTGATCGCCTTTTTGGCAAGCCTGTTCACCAGGGAAACCTTGGCGCGGCAGTGA
- a CDS encoding insulinase family protein → MSPEYGFELIHERDIHEIKTHGRMYEHTRTGAKLLYLLNEDENKVFGITFRTPPADSTGLPHILEHSVLCGSRKYPLKEPFVELLKGSLQTFLNAFTYPDRTCYPVASQNRQDFLNLIDVYLDAVLHPRLTETTLKQEGWHFELEEPGAPLQFKGVVFNEMKGAYSSPDNLLGTYTLQELFPGNPYAFDAGGDPRVIPRLTYEHFLAFHHRYYHPSNARIFVYGDMAPEEMMPVLQGYLEDFDRLPVESAIPLQQPFSGPRQVVRPIVAGKEPDSASKGMVTINWLLGETTQKELNFALHILEYILLGMPGSPLRRALIESSLGEDLAGEGLGTELRQIYFATGLKGIDPDHTSRLEALVLDTLKSLARGGIDPSMTEAALNTIEFRLRENNSGHYPRGLLLMLRSLTTWLYDGDPFSLLAFEEPLETVKSLAKGEKGYFEDLLTEHFIDNPHRVTLTLKPDPELGERREKAEAAELERFQQGLDQRQLQELADQSKSLKTEQTRPDPPEHLAAIPRLRLQDLDTQNKLIPATSQDLDGVPLLCHELPTNGIIYLDLGFDLHALPPDSLPLVPLFSRALLEMGTSKEDFAALSRRISARTGGIRPERFLSAKKDRREAAARLFLRAKALPHQIPELVAILKDILLEPALENQERFRQMTLEEKARAEHHLIPAGHQAVALRLKAHFSEAHRAAESMGGIGYILFLRALARDVQTDWPKVLVQLERIRQTLISRRLLQLNLTAEEGLLEQAKASLGALTADIPDRAVEEAPWNWERLPSAEGMTVPSQVNYVGKGTDLFQTGYRFHGSALVIARYLRNAWLWNQVRVLGGAYGAFCSLERFSGALTFVSYRDPNIVPTLKAFDASADFLKNRALADDEREKAIIGTIGELDSHLLPDAKGFVSLLRTLTGDTDASRQQMREEILGTEQRHFREFGDILEALRDSAYIKVLGAREAVDKVRSELPPNLDIVQIL, encoded by the coding sequence ATGTCCCCTGAATACGGCTTCGAACTCATCCATGAACGTGATATCCACGAGATTAAAACCCATGGGCGGATGTATGAACATACCCGGACCGGAGCCAAGCTTCTCTACCTCCTGAACGAGGACGAGAACAAGGTCTTCGGCATCACCTTCCGCACCCCCCCTGCCGACAGCACAGGCCTGCCCCACATCCTGGAGCATTCGGTCCTCTGCGGCTCTCGGAAGTATCCGCTGAAAGAGCCATTCGTGGAACTCCTGAAGGGTTCCCTGCAGACCTTTCTAAACGCCTTCACCTATCCCGACAGGACCTGCTACCCCGTTGCCAGCCAGAATCGGCAGGATTTTCTCAACTTGATCGATGTCTACCTCGATGCCGTACTCCATCCGAGGCTCACCGAAACGACTCTCAAGCAGGAAGGTTGGCATTTCGAGCTCGAGGAACCGGGTGCACCCCTGCAGTTCAAGGGTGTTGTCTTCAACGAGATGAAGGGCGCCTACAGCTCTCCGGACAATCTGCTGGGAACCTACACCCTGCAGGAACTCTTCCCCGGCAACCCTTACGCCTTCGATGCCGGCGGGGACCCGCGGGTGATTCCCCGCCTGACCTACGAGCATTTTCTGGCCTTTCACCACCGTTATTACCATCCTTCCAACGCCCGCATCTTCGTTTACGGAGACATGGCCCCCGAAGAGATGATGCCCGTGCTGCAAGGGTACCTGGAAGACTTCGACCGTCTTCCGGTCGAGTCGGCCATCCCGCTGCAACAGCCCTTTTCAGGGCCGAGGCAGGTCGTCCGCCCGATCGTGGCGGGAAAGGAGCCGGACTCCGCCTCCAAAGGCATGGTAACGATCAATTGGCTTCTCGGTGAAACCACCCAAAAAGAGCTTAACTTCGCCCTGCACATCCTCGAGTACATTTTGCTCGGGATGCCCGGGTCCCCGCTGCGAAGGGCTTTGATCGAATCGTCTCTCGGCGAAGACCTTGCGGGGGAGGGCCTTGGAACCGAACTCCGCCAGATCTATTTCGCGACAGGCCTGAAGGGAATCGACCCGGATCACACCAGCCGTCTGGAAGCCCTGGTGCTGGACACATTGAAGAGTTTGGCCCGAGGAGGGATCGACCCGTCGATGACGGAAGCGGCCCTCAATACGATCGAATTCCGTCTCCGTGAAAACAACAGCGGCCACTATCCCCGCGGCCTGCTGCTCATGCTGCGGTCCCTGACCACCTGGCTGTATGACGGGGATCCCTTCTCGCTTCTGGCCTTCGAGGAGCCTTTGGAGACCGTCAAATCGCTGGCCAAGGGAGAAAAGGGTTATTTCGAGGACCTGCTCACCGAGCATTTTATCGACAATCCGCACCGGGTGACCTTGACCCTCAAACCCGACCCGGAGCTGGGAGAGCGAAGGGAAAAAGCCGAAGCAGCCGAGCTCGAACGGTTTCAGCAAGGACTGGATCAACGCCAACTTCAGGAACTGGCCGACCAATCGAAGAGCCTCAAGACCGAGCAGACCCGGCCGGACCCTCCAGAGCATCTGGCCGCCATTCCCCGGCTGCGCCTCCAGGACCTCGATACGCAGAACAAGCTCATCCCCGCCACATCCCAGGACCTCGACGGCGTCCCGTTGCTCTGCCACGAACTGCCTACGAACGGCATCATTTACCTCGATCTCGGTTTCGACCTTCACGCGCTACCGCCCGATTCGCTTCCTTTGGTCCCGCTTTTCAGCCGTGCGCTGCTTGAAATGGGAACCAGCAAGGAAGACTTCGCCGCCCTCTCACGCCGGATCAGCGCACGGACCGGGGGCATCCGGCCGGAGCGCTTCCTCTCCGCGAAGAAAGACCGCCGGGAGGCTGCAGCCCGCCTCTTTCTGCGCGCCAAGGCCCTTCCGCACCAGATCCCGGAACTCGTCGCCATCCTCAAAGACATCCTGTTGGAACCGGCGCTCGAAAACCAGGAACGGTTCCGTCAGATGACCTTAGAGGAAAAGGCCCGGGCCGAGCATCACCTGATCCCCGCAGGCCACCAGGCGGTCGCCCTGCGCCTCAAGGCCCATTTCAGCGAGGCTCATCGAGCGGCTGAAAGCATGGGCGGCATCGGATATATCCTGTTTCTGCGTGCCCTGGCGCGCGATGTCCAGACTGACTGGCCGAAGGTCCTCGTACAACTGGAAAGAATCCGGCAGACGCTGATCAGCCGCCGGCTGCTTCAGCTCAATCTGACGGCCGAGGAAGGGTTGCTGGAGCAGGCGAAGGCCTCTCTCGGAGCATTGACGGCGGACATCCCCGACAGGGCGGTGGAGGAAGCCCCATGGAACTGGGAACGCCTTCCGTCGGCTGAAGGAATGACCGTGCCCTCTCAGGTCAACTACGTCGGCAAGGGCACGGATCTGTTCCAAACAGGCTACCGCTTCCACGGCTCCGCGCTGGTCATCGCCCGCTACCTGCGCAATGCCTGGCTCTGGAACCAGGTGAGGGTCCTCGGGGGTGCGTATGGGGCGTTTTGCAGCCTCGAGCGCTTTTCAGGCGCGCTGACCTTTGTGTCCTACAGGGACCCGAATATCGTCCCGACGCTGAAGGCCTTCGACGCAAGTGCCGATTTCCTGAAAAACAGAGCGCTTGCCGATGACGAACGCGAGAAGGCGATCATCGGGACCATCGGGGAGCTGGACAGCCATCTGCTCCCCGACGCGAAGGGATTCGTATCTCTGCTCCGGACTCTGACCGGAGATACCGACGCGTCGCGTCAACAGATGCGGGAGGAAATCCTGGGGACCGAGCAGCGGCACTTCCGGGAATTCGGTGACATCCTGGAGGCTCTTCGGGACTCGGCTTACATCAAGGTCCTGGGGGCTCGGGAGGCCGTCGACAAGGTCCGTTCCGAACTCCCCCCGAACCTCGATATCGTCCAGATCCTCTAA